Sequence from the Candidatus Kinetoplastibacterium galatii TCC219 genome:
TATAATTTATTATGTATTTATCAACTAAGTAGAATTATTTAAATATATGAACATATATTAACCATTTTATATAAATTCCTTTATAACACGTAGAATTTTATGTTTTTGTGTATTATGCATAATAATTATAGGTTTAGATAAATATGAATACAATTTCAGAGAAAATTAAATTTTTTTTAGACAAAATAAAAAATGAAAAGAAAAATGATTACATTAATTATAATAATTATAATATAAGGGCGGAAAATTCTAAAATTATTATACAACTAGAATTAGGTTACCATGCCAATAATGAGATAATTGAAAATATTAAATCTAGATTAAAATCGCAAATCTTATCTTATTTTTGTGAATATCATTTAGATATATTTATTGATGTTAATTTTAATGTTGAGGCACATGTTTCTTGTGGTGATGTTCGATCCTTACCTTCCATTAAGAATATTATTATGGTTTCTTCTGGGAAAGGAGGTGTAGGCAAAAGTACTTTAGCTGTTAATTTAGCATTATCTTTGAGAGTTTTAGGGGCAAATGTAGGTATTTTAGATGCAGATGTATATGGGCCAAGTATACCTATTATGTTAGGTATATTTGATAAGCCAACAATACTAGATAATGGTAATATTGCTCCTTTGGTTGGACATGGTTTGCAAGCTAACTCCATAGGATTTATGTTTGATTACAAATCTCCTGCCATTTGGCGAGGACCAATTATATCCAAGTTTATTGATCAATTAGTAAATCAAACAGAGTGGCATAATTTAGATTATCTTATAATAGATATGCCTCCAGGAACTGGTGATATTGCTATTACTCTAGCAAAAAAGGTACCTATTGTTGGATCCATAGTTATTACAACCCCTCAGGATGTTTCTCTGATTGACGTAAGAAGATGCTTAAGTATGTTTAAAAAACTTAATATTCCAGTTTTAGGTATTGTGGAAAATATGTCATTTCATATTTGCTCGAAATGCAATCACAAGGAATATATATTTGGAGAATATGGGGGACAGCGTCTTGCTAAACAAAATAATATACCGATACTTGGAATGATTCCTCTGGATTATAGGATTAGCAAGCAATCTGATGCCGGATTTCCTATAGTTATAGATGATCCTATGAGTGATATAGCTAAGTCATATTTAGATATAGCATTAAGCCTATCTATTTCAGTAGCGTCATTACCAAAAGAAAATGGTATGAAATTCCCTAAAATAATGTTTAAAAAAGTTTAGCAACTACAAAATGTATCGTTTTAATGCTTCTTTAATGCTTTTGTTTCTCAGCATGTTTTTTGCATCATTTTTAGCAATAGCATCTTCCCAAAAAATTCTGGTTAAGAGCGATGGTATTCAATCAGAATTAATGACTTCTATAACAAAATCAATTGAATCAGTGCTTAAGGGCATAAATGAAAATGATTCTGGAGAAATTGACAGATATCATAGAAGAGTTATTGATTCTGTATTATCTTTGTTATCAGCAGATGGATATTTTTCACCGAGCGTTGATATAAATATTGAACACGGTTTACATGATCAAAAAATATGGAATATATTTATAATTGCCGGTAAAAGGACGACCATTGCTAAATTAAATATATTATTTACAGGTGGTATTACAGATAAGGAATTTGAGAAAAGAGTTCAACTTCTTATAGATAATTGTCCACTTAAAATTGGTATGGAGTTCACTAATCGCGAGTGGAGCAATACGAAAAGCAAAATGCTAAATGCTCTATTATCACATGACTTTTTCTTCGCGAAAATCGTTAGGTCTGAGGCAACAATAGATCAGGAAAATGCACAAGCTTACT
This genomic interval carries:
- a CDS encoding Mrp/NBP35 family ATP-binding protein — its product is MNTISEKIKFFLDKIKNEKKNDYINYNNYNIRAENSKIIIQLELGYHANNEIIENIKSRLKSQILSYFCEYHLDIFIDVNFNVEAHVSCGDVRSLPSIKNIIMVSSGKGGVGKSTLAVNLALSLRVLGANVGILDADVYGPSIPIMLGIFDKPTILDNGNIAPLVGHGLQANSIGFMFDYKSPAIWRGPIISKFIDQLVNQTEWHNLDYLIIDMPPGTGDIAITLAKKVPIVGSIVITTPQDVSLIDVRRCLSMFKKLNIPVLGIVENMSFHICSKCNHKEYIFGEYGGQRLAKQNNIPILGMIPLDYRISKQSDAGFPIVIDDPMSDIAKSYLDIALSLSISVASLPKENGMKFPKIMFKKV